A single window of Nocardia sp. NBC_01327 DNA harbors:
- a CDS encoding urease accessory protein UreF, with protein MSLAMLLTLADSRLPIGGHVHSGGVEEAVSSGLVRDVATVELYLRRRIRTSGAVAASLAAAVCAGTLEPARAELEADARTPSPAARTASRAQGRGLLRLAKQVWPQGDWSGVGPRPHLSTVFGVVGVVSGSAPEEIAGVVVYTTMTGAATAAQRLLALDPAAVAACTIRLAEVCDRTAQEATKAMMSLSDPLQDVLAERHLIRDMPLFAS; from the coding sequence ATGAGTCTGGCCATGCTGCTCACCCTGGCCGATTCGCGGCTGCCCATCGGCGGCCACGTGCACTCCGGCGGCGTGGAGGAGGCGGTGTCCTCCGGGCTGGTGCGCGATGTGGCGACGGTGGAGCTGTACCTGCGCAGGCGTATCCGCACCTCGGGCGCGGTGGCGGCCTCGCTCGCCGCGGCGGTCTGCGCGGGGACACTCGAACCCGCCCGCGCCGAACTGGAGGCCGATGCGCGAACCCCGTCGCCCGCCGCGCGCACCGCCTCCCGCGCACAGGGTCGCGGCCTGCTGCGACTGGCGAAACAGGTCTGGCCGCAGGGCGATTGGTCCGGCGTGGGCCCACGCCCGCATCTGTCGACGGTGTTCGGTGTGGTCGGCGTGGTCTCCGGGTCCGCTCCGGAGGAGATCGCGGGGGTTGTCGTCTACACGACCATGACGGGCGCGGCGACGGCCGCACAGCGTTTGCTCGCGCTCGATCCGGCCGCGGTCGCCGCGTGCACCATCCGACTCGCCGAGGTCTGTGATCGCACCGCGCAGGAGGCGACGAAGGCGATGATGTCCCTCTCGGACCCCCTCCAGGACGTGCTGGCCGAACGTCATCTCATCCGGGATATGCCGCTGTTCGCCTCCTGA
- a CDS encoding urease accessory protein UreD — MRTELRITAAAGTLPQIHAVGALAARRTGVGTVHLIGTAATPLGGDELDIRITVGPGARLLVRSVAATIALPGRQTRKSLAHWRFEVAADGELDFDPEPTVVAGGAEHETLTTVRLEEGARLRLRERVQIGRTGEDHGFWSGELRADIGDLPLLRHRLDLGGDAATDDALSGPRALESVLTYPDDRPAEITGRDAALLPLAAGGTLFTRTATALRV, encoded by the coding sequence ATGCGCACTGAGCTGCGGATCACCGCTGCCGCCGGGACGCTGCCGCAGATTCACGCGGTCGGCGCTCTGGCGGCGCGGCGCACCGGAGTCGGTACCGTGCACCTGATCGGCACGGCCGCAACGCCTTTGGGCGGTGACGAGCTGGATATCCGGATCACGGTCGGCCCGGGTGCGCGTCTGCTGGTGCGCTCGGTGGCGGCCACGATTGCGCTGCCCGGCCGTCAGACGCGGAAATCGCTGGCGCACTGGCGTTTCGAGGTGGCGGCGGACGGGGAGCTGGATTTCGATCCGGAGCCGACCGTGGTCGCCGGCGGGGCCGAGCACGAGACGCTCACCACGGTGCGGTTGGAAGAGGGTGCGCGACTGCGACTTCGGGAGCGAGTGCAGATCGGCCGCACGGGGGAAGACCACGGTTTCTGGTCCGGAGAACTGCGCGCCGATATCGGCGATCTGCCGCTGCTGCGGCACCGGCTGGATCTCGGTGGGGACGCCGCGACCGATGATGCGCTGTCCGGACCGCGAGCGCTGGAGAGCGTGCTGACCTATCCGGATGACCGACCGGCGGAGATCACCGGGAGGGATGCGGCGCTGCTGCCGCTCGCGGCGGGCGGAACTCTGTTCACGCGCACCGCAACTGCCTTGCGCGTGTAG
- the recC gene encoding exodeoxyribonuclease V subunit gamma encodes MHIHRAERADTLADALAGLLADPLGDPFTPEVVAVPAKGVERWLQQRLGVVLGSAAHADGVAANIDFADPAALVARVLAEATGLIPDEDPWAPERVVWTLLPVLDAALTEPWSAVLARHLGNGDAGGHRVGRRYATAARIAELFGGYAMQRPAMITDWAAGSDTDGAGHQLPPDLVWQPMLWRRLRAEVGTPSPAERLDAACARLRAEPESVSLPERISLFGVTRLSTDQLQVLSALSAGRSVHLWLVHPSPALWTKLADAEVIPNSGVRVRHPLLAALGRDVRELQQRLAAYDHIDTYHPQPEAIGARTLLSELQAAIRQDRWSLMPDPALADGSIAVHSCHGPARQVEVLRDALLGLFTADPTLEPRDVIVMCPDVESYAPLVRAAFGQWSIDGTQPGHPAHGLRVRLADRAQRAVNPLLDVIATLLELADGRVTVTEVLDLAATEPIRLRCGFDDDDIERLREWSAETGARWGIGLRQRQAFGLGDFAQNTLNAAVDRILLGVAAGESTEDWLDLVLPLDDVDSNDIDLAGRFAEFVDRLAVCLRDLRGPTLAEPAGSARPAAEWATVLGRALDLLTEVPYSQGWMGVQARRELAAATEHAGQIPLRLTDIAALLAARLAGRPSRANFRTGELTVCTMVPMRSVPHRVVVLLGLDDEVFPRAGGADGDDVLGRHRLPGDRDPRSEDRQLLLDAIMAAGERLVLLHTGSDPVTGAHRPPAIPLAELLDTVRAHVGAPALDQVITRHPLQPFDRRNFRADKPFSFDSVALAGALAAQQAPAPRPPFLAGALPGGERSDVELADLVSFVEHPVRAFLWQRLGIRVPESAEEIADRLPIELDGLTKWGMGERMLNARLTGVDPNALRAAEWRRGTLPPFALGAAVLDEVETTVDRLVRVAQPLHEIPARTVDIAVDLGDGRRLTGTVPDVHDDALLRTTFSRLAPKHRMAAWVRLLALAAAGDHQSWRAITIGRGKHARPAWQSTLTAPNAPAARAFLRDLCALRDDGLNEALPIAPAASAAYAERRCQGSSPDESLLAAEQEFDGGKDGPGRYGEHTDRYLRYVLGPTPRFHQLTGTLTTAPPSLEAEPTRFGELARRMWNPLLTNENQSQP; translated from the coding sequence GTGCACATTCATCGTGCGGAGCGTGCTGACACGCTTGCCGACGCGCTCGCCGGGCTGCTCGCGGATCCGCTCGGCGATCCGTTCACCCCGGAAGTCGTCGCTGTCCCCGCCAAAGGCGTCGAGCGCTGGCTGCAGCAGCGGCTGGGCGTGGTGCTCGGCAGCGCCGCGCATGCCGACGGCGTGGCGGCCAATATCGACTTCGCCGATCCGGCCGCACTGGTGGCGCGGGTGCTGGCGGAGGCGACCGGACTGATCCCGGACGAGGACCCGTGGGCGCCCGAGCGGGTGGTGTGGACGCTGCTGCCGGTGCTCGACGCCGCGCTGACCGAACCGTGGAGTGCGGTGCTGGCCCGCCATCTCGGCAATGGTGATGCGGGCGGGCATCGCGTGGGCCGCCGGTACGCGACGGCGGCGCGCATTGCCGAGCTCTTCGGCGGGTATGCGATGCAGCGCCCGGCCATGATCACAGACTGGGCGGCCGGTTCCGATACCGACGGCGCGGGCCATCAGCTGCCGCCCGATCTGGTGTGGCAGCCCATGCTGTGGCGGCGACTGCGGGCGGAGGTCGGTACGCCGAGCCCGGCCGAGCGACTCGACGCGGCCTGCGCGCGGCTGCGGGCCGAACCGGAGTCGGTCTCGCTGCCGGAACGGATTTCGCTCTTCGGCGTGACACGATTGAGCACCGATCAATTGCAGGTGCTGTCGGCCCTGTCGGCCGGGCGCAGCGTGCACCTGTGGCTGGTGCATCCCAGTCCGGCGCTGTGGACCAAGCTGGCCGACGCCGAGGTCATCCCGAATTCGGGTGTGCGCGTGCGGCATCCGCTGCTGGCCGCGCTCGGGCGCGATGTGCGCGAGCTGCAGCAGCGATTGGCCGCCTACGATCACATCGACACCTATCACCCGCAGCCCGAGGCCATCGGCGCCCGCACCCTGCTGTCGGAACTGCAGGCCGCCATCCGGCAGGACCGCTGGTCGCTCATGCCCGATCCCGCGCTGGCCGACGGCAGTATCGCCGTGCACTCCTGCCACGGTCCGGCGCGGCAGGTCGAGGTGCTGCGTGATGCCCTGCTCGGATTGTTCACCGCGGACCCGACATTGGAGCCGCGGGACGTCATCGTCATGTGCCCGGACGTCGAGAGTTACGCGCCGCTGGTGCGCGCCGCCTTCGGGCAGTGGTCCATCGACGGGACCCAGCCCGGCCATCCCGCGCACGGACTACGGGTGCGGCTGGCCGACCGCGCGCAGCGGGCGGTGAACCCGCTGCTGGATGTGATCGCCACGCTGCTGGAGCTCGCCGACGGCCGGGTCACCGTCACCGAGGTCCTCGATCTGGCTGCGACGGAACCGATTCGGCTGCGCTGCGGTTTCGACGACGACGATATCGAGCGCTTGCGCGAGTGGTCGGCGGAGACCGGTGCGCGCTGGGGAATCGGGCTGCGGCAGCGGCAGGCCTTCGGGCTCGGCGATTTCGCGCAGAACACCCTCAATGCCGCCGTCGACCGGATTCTGCTGGGTGTGGCCGCGGGGGAATCCACCGAGGACTGGCTGGATCTGGTGCTGCCCCTTGATGATGTCGACAGCAATGATATCGATCTGGCCGGGCGTTTCGCGGAGTTCGTGGACCGGCTCGCGGTCTGCCTGCGCGATCTGCGCGGGCCCACGCTCGCCGAACCGGCCGGGTCCGCGCGGCCCGCCGCCGAATGGGCGACCGTGCTGGGGCGTGCGCTCGATCTGCTCACCGAGGTGCCCTACAGCCAGGGCTGGATGGGTGTGCAGGCGCGGCGCGAGCTGGCCGCCGCCACCGAGCACGCCGGGCAGATTCCGCTGCGGCTCACCGATATTGCCGCACTGCTGGCCGCGCGCCTGGCGGGACGGCCCTCGCGGGCGAACTTCCGCACGGGTGAGCTGACGGTATGCACCATGGTGCCGATGCGTTCGGTGCCGCATCGCGTGGTGGTGCTGCTGGGTCTGGACGATGAGGTGTTCCCGCGCGCCGGCGGTGCGGATGGCGACGATGTGCTGGGGCGGCACCGCCTGCCCGGTGATCGTGATCCGCGCAGTGAGGATCGGCAGTTGCTGCTCGATGCCATCATGGCGGCGGGGGAGCGACTTGTGCTGCTGCACACCGGATCCGATCCGGTCACCGGGGCGCATCGGCCGCCCGCGATTCCGCTGGCCGAACTGCTGGACACCGTGCGCGCGCACGTCGGCGCCCCGGCGCTGGATCAGGTGATCACGCGGCATCCGCTGCAGCCCTTCGATCGCCGCAATTTCCGGGCCGACAAGCCGTTCAGTTTCGACAGTGTCGCGCTGGCCGGTGCGCTCGCCGCACAGCAGGCGCCCGCGCCGCGGCCGCCGTTCCTGGCCGGCGCCCTGCCCGGCGGTGAGCGCAGTGATGTGGAGCTGGCCGATCTGGTCTCCTTCGTCGAACATCCGGTGCGGGCATTCCTGTGGCAGCGCTTGGGAATTCGGGTGCCCGAGAGCGCCGAGGAGATCGCCGACCGCCTGCCCATCGAGCTGGACGGGCTCACCAAATGGGGTATGGGCGAACGGATGTTGAACGCCCGGCTCACCGGCGTCGATCCGAATGCGCTGCGCGCGGCCGAATGGCGGCGCGGGACGCTACCGCCGTTCGCGCTCGGGGCGGCGGTGCTCGACGAGGTGGAGACCACCGTGGACCGGCTGGTGCGGGTTGCCCAGCCGCTGCACGAAATCCCCGCCCGCACCGTCGATATCGCGGTGGACCTGGGCGACGGCCGCCGGCTCACCGGTACCGTGCCCGATGTGCACGATGATGCGCTGCTACGGACCACCTTCTCCCGCCTCGCCCCGAAACATCGCATGGCGGCCTGGGTTCGGCTGCTGGCGCTCGCCGCGGCCGGTGATCATCAGAGCTGGCGGGCCATCACCATCGGGCGCGGCAAACATGCCCGGCCCGCATGGCAATCCACCCTCACTGCCCCGAATGCCCCTGCGGCCCGGGCCTTTCTGCGTGACCTGTGCGCACTGCGCGACGACGGTCTGAACGAGGCGCTCCCCATCGCGCCCGCGGCCTCGGCCGCCTACGCGGAACGCCGCTGCCAGGGCTCCTCGCCCGATGAATCCCTGCTGGCCGCCGAGCAGGAATTCGACGGCGGCAAGGACGGTCCCGGCCGCTACGGCGAACACACCGACCGCTACCTGCGTTACGTCCTGGGCCCCACTCCGCGCTTCCACCAGCTCACCGGAACCCTCACCACCGCGCCGCCCTCCCTGGAGGCCGAACCCACCCGCTTCGGCGAACTGGCGCGCCGCATGTGGAACCCCCTGCTCACCAACGAGAATCAAAGCCAGCCATGA
- a CDS encoding NAD(P)/FAD-dependent oxidoreductase produces the protein MNADNSVAQRHRVVVIGSGFGGLFACKHLRKADVDITLISKTSTHLFQPLLYQVATGILSVGEIAPATRIVLRKQQNVRVIMGDVNDIDVKGGTVTSRLLNQDTVTPFDSIIVAAGAQQSYFGNDQFATYAPGMKTIDDALELRARILGSFEEAELAKDQETRDRFMTFVVVGAGPTGVELAGQIAELADRTLDGTFRNIDTRDARVILVEGAGAVLAPMGPKLGGKAHQRLEKMGVEIQLNAIVTNVDARGVTIKDGDGTRRIESACKVWSAGVQASGLGKILAEHSEGTEVDRAGRVIVEPDLTIKGYPNVFVVGDLMSVPGVPGQAQGAIQGGTYAAKAIKDGIAGHKPEERKPFKYFDKGSMATVSRFYAVAQVGKLEFSGFFAWLAWLALHLWYLVGFRSRFVTVLEWFTSFLGRHRGQMAATEQWVFARLALEALDDPDEARELHKQIGGESASGSGKSAANAKAAPATETRAG, from the coding sequence ATGAACGCCGATAATTCCGTCGCACAGCGCCACCGCGTGGTGGTGATCGGGTCCGGGTTCGGCGGCCTCTTCGCTTGCAAGCACCTGCGGAAGGCCGACGTCGACATCACGCTCATCTCCAAAACCTCCACCCACCTGTTCCAGCCACTGCTGTACCAGGTGGCCACCGGCATCCTGTCGGTCGGCGAGATCGCGCCCGCCACCCGCATTGTGCTGCGCAAACAGCAGAACGTGCGGGTCATCATGGGCGATGTCAACGACATCGACGTGAAGGGCGGCACTGTCACCTCACGGCTGCTGAACCAGGACACCGTCACCCCGTTCGACAGCATCATCGTCGCCGCCGGCGCGCAGCAGTCGTACTTCGGCAACGATCAGTTCGCCACCTACGCGCCCGGTATGAAGACCATCGACGACGCCCTCGAATTGCGCGCGCGCATTCTCGGCTCCTTCGAGGAGGCCGAACTGGCCAAGGACCAGGAGACGCGCGACCGCTTCATGACCTTCGTGGTCGTCGGCGCGGGCCCCACCGGCGTCGAATTGGCCGGGCAGATAGCCGAACTCGCGGACCGCACGCTGGACGGCACCTTCCGCAATATCGACACCCGCGACGCGCGCGTGATTCTCGTCGAGGGCGCGGGCGCGGTGCTGGCTCCGATGGGCCCGAAGCTCGGCGGCAAGGCGCATCAGCGGCTGGAGAAGATGGGCGTGGAGATCCAGCTCAATGCCATCGTCACCAATGTCGACGCGCGCGGCGTCACCATCAAGGACGGCGACGGCACCCGGCGCATCGAATCCGCCTGCAAGGTGTGGTCGGCCGGTGTGCAGGCCAGCGGACTCGGCAAGATCCTGGCCGAGCACTCCGAGGGCACCGAGGTCGACCGTGCCGGACGCGTGATCGTCGAACCGGACCTCACCATCAAGGGCTACCCGAACGTCTTCGTGGTCGGCGATCTGATGTCCGTACCGGGTGTGCCCGGACAGGCGCAGGGCGCGATCCAGGGCGGCACCTATGCGGCGAAGGCCATCAAGGACGGCATCGCCGGGCACAAGCCCGAGGAGCGCAAACCGTTCAAGTACTTCGACAAGGGCTCGATGGCCACCGTGTCGCGGTTCTACGCGGTCGCCCAGGTGGGCAAGCTGGAGTTCAGCGGCTTCTTCGCCTGGCTGGCGTGGCTGGCGCTGCACCTGTGGTACCTGGTCGGTTTCCGCAGCCGCTTCGTGACGGTGCTGGAGTGGTTCACCTCCTTCCTGGGCCGCCACCGCGGGCAGATGGCCGCCACCGAACAGTGGGTGTTCGCCCGGCTCGCACTCGAAGCGCTCGATGATCCGGACGAAGCGCGTGAACTGCATAAGCAGATCGGCGGCGAATCCGCTTCCGGCAGCGGCAAATCCGCGGCGAATGCCAAGGCGGCACCGGCCACGGAGACACGCGCCGGCTGA
- the ureG gene encoding urease accessory protein UreG: MPPHLIDGEPHDHHHDRPKRARTPGEPVRIGIGGPVGSGKTALVAALCRQLRDELSLAVLTNDIYTTEDADFLRRHAVLADERITAVQTGGCPHTAIRDDITANLDAIDDLVEANPPLDLILVESGGDNLTATFSSGLIDAQIFVVDVAGGDKVPRKGGPGVTFSDLLVINKTDLAPMVGADLAVMDRDSTKVREGRPFVFTSLTEDPAATPVLTWVREQLRLAAEQDATAGAAHSH, translated from the coding sequence ATGCCACCCCACCTCATCGACGGTGAACCGCACGATCATCACCACGACCGGCCCAAGCGGGCGCGCACACCCGGGGAGCCGGTGCGCATCGGCATCGGCGGACCGGTCGGTTCGGGTAAGACCGCGCTCGTGGCGGCGCTGTGCCGGCAGCTGCGGGACGAGCTGTCCCTGGCCGTCCTGACCAATGACATCTACACCACCGAGGACGCCGACTTCCTGCGCAGGCACGCCGTGCTCGCGGATGAGCGGATCACCGCGGTGCAGACCGGCGGCTGCCCGCACACCGCCATCCGCGACGACATCACCGCGAACCTGGACGCCATCGATGATCTGGTCGAGGCGAATCCGCCCCTGGACCTGATCCTGGTGGAGTCCGGCGGCGACAATCTCACCGCCACCTTCTCCTCCGGCCTGATCGACGCGCAGATCTTCGTGGTGGACGTCGCCGGCGGCGATAAGGTCCCGCGCAAGGGCGGCCCGGGCGTGACCTTCTCGGACCTGCTGGTCATCAACAAGACCGACCTCGCACCCATGGTGGGCGCGGATCTGGCTGTCATGGACCGCGATTCGACCAAGGTGCGCGAGGGCAGGCCGTTCGTCTTCACCTCGCTCACCGAAGACCCGGCCGCCACACCGGTGCTGACCTGGGTGCGCGAACAGCTGCGCCTGGCCGCGGAGCAGGATGCGACGGCCGGTGCCGCACACTCGCACTGA
- a CDS encoding fumarylacetoacetate hydrolase family protein, producing MRIVRYWLEGRTGRGVLTGDEVREFPDGNTEPGAVVARLAELTLLSPCDPRTIVCAGSNYGGQLAEKGLPRPRQPSLFLKGRNAITGPGSVVLRPAEVRRLEYEGELAVVIGRTARHVPADRAADFVLGYTCANDVTADDWRADGQWARAKSADTFCPLGPWIETDIPDPAALRITTRLGDRTVQQAPTSDMVFGVGELLAYVTRWITLEPGDVLLTGSPAGVGPMHPGDTVDVEISGIGTLRNTVAGQG from the coding sequence ATGCGTATCGTGCGCTACTGGCTCGAAGGACGGACCGGACGCGGCGTGCTGACCGGAGATGAGGTGCGCGAATTCCCCGACGGGAACACCGAACCCGGCGCGGTGGTGGCAAGGCTCGCGGAGCTGACCCTCCTGTCACCCTGCGACCCGCGCACCATCGTCTGCGCGGGCAGCAATTACGGCGGTCAGCTCGCCGAGAAAGGATTGCCCCGGCCGCGGCAGCCCTCGCTCTTCCTCAAGGGCCGCAATGCGATCACCGGTCCCGGCTCGGTCGTGCTGCGCCCGGCGGAGGTACGGCGGCTGGAGTACGAGGGTGAGCTGGCGGTGGTCATCGGCCGCACCGCCCGCCATGTCCCCGCCGATCGTGCCGCCGACTTCGTCCTCGGCTACACCTGTGCGAACGATGTCACCGCGGACGACTGGCGTGCCGACGGCCAGTGGGCCCGTGCCAAGAGCGCGGACACCTTCTGCCCGCTGGGTCCATGGATCGAAACCGATATCCCCGATCCGGCGGCACTGCGCATCACCACCCGGCTCGGCGATCGCACAGTTCAGCAGGCGCCGACCTCGGACATGGTGTTCGGCGTAGGTGAGCTACTGGCCTACGTCACCCGGTGGATCACCCTCGAACCCGGCGATGTGCTGCTCACCGGCAGCCCCGCCGGGGTCGGCCCGATGCATCCCGGCGATACCGTCGACGTCGAGATCTCCGGCATCGGCACACTGCGCAATACCGTCGCGGGCCAGGGCTGA
- a CDS encoding tat pathway signal sequence — MFPSVRSPKARRSRVAASTCLLAAAALIPAAPAFIPSAGAKPVLMQGCLQGFDCDMSNRIAAVDNYLAGRPGVTGYVMRDRVSGGMYRNGNADTMFWTASTIKLAIAEDLLNRARVGAITLGPDDRATMEGMLATSNDADADILWNKFAGIDRMSFNNAFRANGMSGLTPLPPTTSLEQVKLFPDWGFQQCTPGDLDRLMDSVLNHMNPDDRAYLVDRMRKVDTNQHWGVWGAGAAMQPGLKNGWSDEQGGWVVNSVGFAGPGERYTLAIMTEQGPDGSYTDGSETTTHVAQMLFAGR; from the coding sequence TTGTTTCCCTCCGTGCGTTCCCCGAAGGCCCGGCGCTCCCGCGTGGCCGCCTCCACCTGCCTCCTCGCCGCCGCGGCACTGATTCCCGCCGCGCCGGCATTCATCCCCTCCGCCGGCGCCAAGCCGGTACTCATGCAGGGCTGCCTGCAGGGATTCGACTGCGATATGAGTAATCGAATAGCCGCGGTCGACAACTATCTCGCCGGTCGTCCCGGCGTCACCGGATATGTGATGCGTGACCGCGTCTCGGGCGGCATGTACCGGAATGGCAACGCGGACACCATGTTCTGGACCGCGTCCACCATCAAACTCGCAATCGCGGAGGATCTGCTGAATCGCGCCCGCGTGGGCGCCATCACGCTGGGCCCCGACGATCGCGCCACCATGGAGGGCATGCTGGCAACCTCCAACGACGCGGACGCCGACATCCTCTGGAACAAATTCGCCGGCATCGATCGCATGTCGTTCAACAACGCCTTCCGCGCCAACGGTATGAGCGGGCTCACCCCGCTGCCGCCCACCACCTCGCTGGAGCAGGTGAAGCTCTTTCCGGACTGGGGCTTCCAACAGTGCACCCCCGGCGATCTCGATCGGCTCATGGACAGCGTCCTGAACCATATGAATCCGGACGACCGGGCCTATCTGGTGGACCGCATGCGCAAGGTCGACACCAATCAGCACTGGGGCGTGTGGGGCGCGGGCGCGGCCATGCAGCCGGGCCTGAAGAACGGCTGGTCCGATGAGCAGGGCGGCTGGGTCGTCAATTCGGTCGGCTTCGCCGGGCCGGGCGAGCGGTACACCCTCGCCATCATGACCGAGCAGGGCCCGGACGGCAGCTACACCGACGGCTCCGAGACCACCACGCACGTCGCGCAGATGCTCTTCGCGGGCCGCTGA
- a CDS encoding zinc-binding dehydrogenase: protein MHAIRLHAFGSAENLRYETAPDPEPGPGQVRIAVAASGVHLLDTTLRRGMAAGPIPLPELPTIPGREIAGTVDRIGPGVDDTWLGTTVVAHIGQAPGGYAELTVTEAERLHEIPATLDAAAAVAMIGTGRTTLGILQFADITPDTVALVPAAAGGIGTLLVQFLKNAGATVIGLAGGPEKVDLVARNGADLALDYRRPDWAAKIRTAYGDRPATILFDGVGGETAGTAIDLLDKGGQRLVFGWSAGPVEISDQELADRGITSTPVLGPPMMQRAGSLRNLETRALAEAAAGHLRPALHRFPLAQAAAAHAALENRHTTGKVVLIP, encoded by the coding sequence ATGCATGCCATCCGCCTCCACGCCTTCGGCTCCGCCGAGAATCTCCGGTACGAAACGGCGCCCGATCCCGAGCCCGGTCCCGGCCAGGTCCGCATTGCCGTGGCGGCCTCCGGCGTGCACCTGCTGGACACGACCCTGCGCAGGGGCATGGCCGCCGGACCCATACCGCTCCCCGAGCTGCCGACCATCCCCGGCCGGGAAATCGCCGGCACGGTCGATCGGATCGGTCCCGGAGTGGACGACACCTGGCTCGGCACAACGGTTGTCGCGCACATCGGCCAAGCGCCCGGCGGGTACGCCGAGCTCACCGTCACCGAAGCCGAACGCCTGCACGAGATTCCGGCGACTCTCGACGCGGCGGCGGCCGTGGCAATGATCGGCACCGGCCGAACCACCCTCGGCATACTGCAATTCGCCGACATCACTCCCGACACCGTCGCCCTCGTCCCCGCCGCGGCGGGTGGCATCGGCACCCTGCTGGTGCAGTTCTTGAAGAACGCCGGAGCCACGGTCATCGGCCTGGCGGGCGGCCCCGAAAAGGTCGACCTGGTCGCGCGCAATGGCGCCGACCTGGCCCTCGACTACCGCCGCCCCGACTGGGCGGCGAAAATCCGCACCGCCTACGGCGACCGCCCGGCCACCATCCTCTTCGACGGCGTCGGCGGCGAAACAGCCGGCACGGCAATCGATCTCCTCGACAAGGGCGGTCAGCGCCTGGTCTTCGGCTGGTCCGCCGGACCCGTCGAGATATCCGATCAGGAACTCGCCGACCGCGGCATCACCTCGACCCCGGTCCTGGGCCCGCCCATGATGCAACGCGCGGGCAGCCTGCGCAATCTCGAAACGCGCGCCCTGGCCGAAGCCGCCGCCGGCCACCTCCGCCCCGCCCTGCACCGCTTCCCGCTGGCCCAGGCGGCCGCTGCCCACGCCGCTCTCGAAAACCGCCACACCACAGGCAAAGTCGTCCTGATTCCCTGA